The following proteins are co-located in the Rheinheimera salexigens genome:
- a CDS encoding ester cyclase, which produces MNTTIEEALLLPNGFELHQAFISFFTVSAGVAYCRANEYGPDRFALIAKTLAQTFSEQLTSEEIDQTIIDFDEKSNISLAVIYEELAYISKRYEQYGRMIDEEMIMPSIADNYEGEQVHSLNSDDVKQIDIVKGSLTFVFDKLPKWVQKILDVLMEVLKITRGAT; this is translated from the coding sequence ATGAATACGACAATAGAGGAAGCACTTTTACTGCCAAATGGTTTTGAACTACATCAAGCATTTATCTCTTTCTTTACCGTATCTGCAGGCGTAGCCTACTGTAGAGCAAATGAATATGGTCCCGACCGGTTTGCACTTATTGCAAAGACCTTAGCCCAAACTTTTTCAGAGCAATTAACATCCGAAGAAATTGATCAGACTATTATTGATTTTGACGAAAAGTCGAATATTTCTCTGGCTGTAATTTATGAAGAACTCGCGTATATATCAAAACGCTACGAGCAGTACGGCAGAATGATAGACGAAGAGATGATAATGCCTTCAATCGCAGATAACTATGAGGGTGAGCAAGTACACAGCCTTAATTCAGATGATGTAAAACAAATAGATATCGTAAAAGGGAGTTTAACTTTTGTCTTTGATAAGCTGCCTAAGTGGGTGCAAAAAATATTGGATGTCTTAATGGAGGTGCTAAAAATTACCAGAGGAGCAACCTAA
- a CDS encoding redoxin domain-containing protein, with the protein MQNTKLSAGEKFPLIQLTNSTGTKVNLVNAQQSENATGRWSLIIIYRGYHCPICLKYLNNLETYSKRLQALQIDLSVASADTPEQLNKMKEKGLQITCPILTGLTLAQMKLLGLYISDPMNESETDHPFPEPGLFLINPDGETIMIDIANAPFIRPDLEQLVSGLEFSFSKNYPVRGTHPY; encoded by the coding sequence AGGTGAAAAGTTTCCACTGATTCAGCTTACCAACTCAACGGGCACTAAGGTTAACCTAGTCAATGCACAGCAAAGCGAAAACGCCACTGGTAGATGGTCGCTTATCATTATTTATCGCGGCTATCACTGCCCAATTTGCTTAAAATATCTAAACAACTTAGAAACATACAGTAAACGGCTGCAAGCACTGCAAATAGATTTGAGCGTAGCGTCTGCCGATACTCCTGAACAGCTAAACAAAATGAAAGAAAAAGGCTTACAGATTACATGTCCTATATTGACAGGTTTAACCTTAGCTCAGATGAAATTATTAGGTTTATATATTTCTGATCCAATGAACGAATCTGAGACAGATCACCCCTTTCCAGAGCCGGGTTTGTTTTTAATCAACCCTGATGGTGAAACGATTATGATAGACATTGCTAACGCGCCATTCATTCGTCCTGATCTAGAGCAATTGGTTAGTGGCCTTGAATTTTCTTTTAGCAAAAACTACCCAGTTCGCGGCACCCATCCTTATTAA